The Cryptomeria japonica chromosome 6, Sugi_1.0, whole genome shotgun sequence genomic interval TTTATCTAGATGTCAAAATAATTCTAtttcttaaataattaatcaataatTGTTAGATATGTTATAATCATAAAAAAAATCTAGCTTACTAATTCTAATAAattgaaaaacatgaaaaataatatcTTGTACAATAATTGAAAATGTTGGTTTAGCACAATCTTTAAAACTTATGTCAATAGAGATGACAATAAAAAAACATATTTACTTGATCTTATTTAACTAATCCTTTTTATGtcttaatcaaatttaattgagCAAAAAAAACAAATGTTAGGAAAAACAAACCAAATATGGGATCATTAGAAAAAAAAGATTTTATGGAATTTGTTACATGtcatttgatgcaaattttgaccCAAAGTGCCTAGTGCTTTAACTTATTTTCCTAGCTCCATGTTCAATCAAATTCCTCTATTAAACATCAAGAAAcccattaattttatttttcattattaatTATGTTGCATTGACTCCAAAAATGTTAAGATGGTTGATATTCTAAATTTATGGGTGACCAAAATGCAAAGCCATACTTCTTGTGTGCATTGCATCATGATACGACCCAACATAAATCGTTTTAGAATCTTGAAAATGGATTGAGCTGAGACATAAACTTGTGATGGCAAAAGGGTATTTTCTAATAGTGAGAATATCTTAAGAGCTCTTCATTAGAGATCAAAGTTAACTAGAGTATCTTAATCAGGTTATTTATGATGTTTCATCAATATATAATTTGTatccaaataaatttaattgttctAAGTAATCTTTGTGTTCTAGAAACTATACTTATAAACTCTTTATTTCTATACAAACTTGAGCAAATACTAACTTCACATTTCTTTGCTTGACATTCTTTTGGTCATCATCCTCTTCTCTTACTAACTATTCAACGTCAATAGATTCCACACACCATCTTATCAATTTCTTCTTCGACATGTGTACAAGTTACTTTAACATCACAATCTTTAAGTGTGCAACAATGTTCTACTCTCTTACATCCTTATCTATTTTATAGAATCAAACTTTTCTCATATAGCTACAAATATGATATTTGCTTTAAATTCAGTGACTCATACAAGATAAATTCTTACCCAATACTAATTTGATTAAGCTTTTATATAAGATAGTaatcctctttcaagatttgtAATTATAAAGAAatcctttaataaataattaaatctcTTTTCTAGTTAATGCACACTAAATTATTCTCAATCATCAATACAAAATTTACATCATTATCATTTTATATTACAAGTCAAAATTTAATCACCATATCTctctaaatattaattttttaatcttctaaactagttctaataaaaaaatgacaatgtcATCAATTCAAAAGTATTAAGATAATCATAAAGACCTTTATagatatcaaaaaaataataattctaataaatttttattaaaaatgaaaaaaaaaaaaaacatcaaatctGATGTGTGAAATAACCAAGGTTTAAACTAAAGGGACTAAACAAACTTTAAGCTAGATTTAATGttaaaagattaaaaataataataagtacCCTTTCAAGAAATAAAAATTCATAAATTAAAAAGTTTGCACCAAATCCATACAAAATGGTTTCTATATAAGGAAAATTCGTTGATAATGAGGAGTCAGTGGTCCTATATGAAGATTCTTTTTAACATAAAAAGGAGATACCCCAATACTGTAGAGCTTTTAGAAAAGGCAGACTAACACCAGTTCTTCACATAATTGACTAACACCACTTAAGATAAAGATGCTATAAATAAAAGATATGGGATATTTTCAAAGTTGATGAAAATGGGTTGTCAATTCCATGGCGTTCAGTATAGTTTTCCTCAACACACATATAAACAAAGACAACAAAATACCAAGATACATTATTTTTGAACAGTCTGGAATCAAGTAAAGGAACTTTTTCCAACTTTTGATCAAATAAAAGCCAATTAAAGATAAACCATATACACGTGTATTAAGCAAATATCTTGTCAAAGTTTATGAACAAAAGTTCTTGAAGCTAATCAAGAACTCCAAAATAAGTCCATGGTCTACTTGTCATGGATAGATCAAATTTATTGTCAAAAAGACAACAAACATGTAACTTACAGCTGCCAGTCAATGTATCAATCACCTTGAGCCATTTCAAGGAATCAGTACCCACAAGAGAGCCATCTATATATATACTAGCTGTGGGACATGGTTCATGTGATCAAATCTACCATTATATGTTCGCATCATTGCCTAAAAGTTAAAATATAGAAATGGGTCTGGAATATCAGCTTTAATTGTCAACAAGAAAAGACATATTGACCCACAATGGCCAGAGAACAGCTCTACTGTCTTGGAGTCTTGCAAGGGGCCCTACAATGAAGTGGGGAGGGGTAGGCCCTTGTGGTCCATCCCAATGTATGTATCAAGCATCCCATCTTCAGCCAGAGTATTGTGGACCCACTCTCCTACTACAAAACACCAATTTTTGACCACCCAAAGGCATGATCATCTCTTTGGCCAAATATGTGACGCATTGGCTTGTCCATTCCTCAAGTTTAGGCCGCCCTCAATCTCAGATTCCCCTATTTATAAAGAGAGTTGTCCTTAAAAGAGATTCTCTCCTTTCATGTGGAATTTTAGGTAGCACAATCTAGAAACAAAAGCTTCATGGGTCAGGTATGATGAACAGAACTAGGATTCTTCCAATGTTCCGATTCCAGAGTCCAAGGCATTTAGCATATAAATGGTCACAAGGAAACAAGTAATACAGGTGTGGGATGGTGAAAGACTTGGGGACATCTTAGAACAGAGCATGGAAGTATATGAATAAAGTTACAGGTATACTAGAGATAGTTATTGTCCACGAAGATGTGGGCTCTATGGGGTATGGGGATGGGGTCATTACATTATCTTGAAATAAGGTATGGAAGTAAATAAGGCTATCGCTATATTAGATTTGAGGGGGCAGTGTTTACATCCCCGAACTCAAATTTCGTTGTCATTGTATATACATTAAACTTCAGAAGATGAGTGCTAGGTGTACTACACTAAAAGCATCCCAATATCAGGAGGTCCTCGTACAGCTGTTGCAGGTTGAAATCTTCTCAGGAATAGAACATACAACCACTGAAAGTGGCATTTTGTCCAGAGGGTTTAGTTCTGTGTTGTTGAAGACAACTGCATTCCTCTAAAGAAACAGGAACCAATATCATCTACACAAGAAATATAATACCTTCATCATCCACAAAGCAACTTTTTTTCAGACAAGAAACTTCATCACATCTCAAATGGCTCTTGGGGAACCCCATAACATTAAAGTAAAAAGGGCTAGATAGCAATGTTCTCATATAGATCTTACAAGCTATTGCTGGTGTAATTTCATGGGAAAAACTTGTGAAAACCCTCATACTCTATAAATTTTCCCCACTTTATACAAACCAAGACTGTATGTATGGGCATGCGATATCATGCATGTGTATCCTGCTATTATTCATATAATTTGAATGTCAATGATATCCTAGCATTTATAAACAAAATGATAATTCCAGAGAGTTCCCTTGATTTCCGTGAATGAAAGTAATAAATATGATAAGCAGCTACAACTAGCTAAACTAATATATTTACTCAGTTGACTTCCAGAATATTTGGTATTAGATATTGGCTAGAGAAAgccatattaaatattaaatattaaatattaaaattaaaaattactaaaaatgaCGCAAAATGCCACCTTCAAATTGGTAAGAGAGAAATTTGTATCCAATACCTAAAATATGGACAATAAAATATTTGTATCCATTTCCTAAAGTATTAGTATTGTATTACTACTTGAacacaaaatattaatattaaaaaatactaaaaaatgacGCAAAATGCCACCTTCAAATTGGCAAGAGAGAAATTTGTATCCAATACCTAAAATATGGGCAATAAAATATTTGTATCCATTTCCTAAAGTATTAGTATTGTATTACTACTTGAACACAACTGACATACAATGTTCCCGACTCACAGTTCACATAGCTAGTTATTATTAAATCTTATCTCACCGAATCCCAAAAAAAATCTTGAGGTCATGCTTGAGATAAGAATGTATACACAACTTAAATCAGGCACATGCATTTGCTCATATTAGGAGTTGTACTTCTTCTATTTCATATTGACAGTAACAAAAGAATCTTACAGACTATGGCTGCAATCATCTGATTAGTTGAACAGCAGCAGAGTTACATGAAGTTTGTGTTTAATATAATCCAGGTCATTTGATAAAAAAAAGACGGTGCTTTCAAACCCAAATTTGCCATTAGGCTAATATCTTCTAACATTACAAATTTTTAACCAACTAAAATGAAGATAAAAATTTTACATCTTCTCGTGTCATCACTGTACTAATTTGCCTAAAATGTCAATTCCTGCTCAAGTTTAAATCACCATGGCAACTAGAGAACTGAGTCAATGCTTGTTGTTATAAAACTGGGCTAAAAAGGATAGCATAGATTCTAAATCTAACAAAAAGCAATAAGCAAAACAAGAGATCTTAGTTAAATACAATAGTGCAGTTAATAAGGCAATAAATATAAGACTGATCTAAGAAGCATACCATGGATTCTAAATCTAACAAACAAGCAACGAGCAAAATAAGAGATCTTAGTATAGAACACAATAGCACAGTTAATAGATAATTAACAGACAAAACAGGATTGCATTCACTCATACTCCTCTTACTTTGTGAGGTTTTAAATGCTCTTGCTTTAAGGATAGACGACATTTGAAAACCAACACGAATAGCTATACATTATGTTGCATAGAAAGTTTTGAGGCCACTCTTTAAAATGACAAAATCTTCTAGTAACTTACAACTGCAAGGTGTACTAAACCTTGCATAGACCAATCTCCTATATTGTTCAAGAGTGGTTTTACATCATTTTTCTCTTATTCTGAATACTGGAGATCACACAAAATGAGCATAAACATTAAAGCAATTAAGCCCACTCCCACAAGGGAATGTTCACTTGAAATTCACTTGGAAACATATCATTGCAGGAAACTGCTGATGCATCTGAGTATAGGTTTCCTCCTGCTTTGGGGAGATGAAATGTCTGAGGAAGCAGTTTCTTACTCACACCTTCATCATCATCGTCTTCCTCTGCCGGTGAGAGGTCTGATTGATCTGCTTCAAAAATATGGGAAGAATTCACATGGTCTTCAAAGGAAGAATGCCCACAATCAATGTGCTGAGGACTGTCTTCATCTAGGACCCCACTGCTATCTGTCCCAGAGCTCAAAATATCTTCGTGTTTGCAAACAGGAGTGGGATCCTTAACAGAAGCACCTATCTCAGATTTCTCAAAAAATTCAGAATGGAAGGCAAGTTGAGAAGAGCCTTTCTTCTCGGCAGATTCCAAATCCTTTGTCTGAATTTTCAAGTCTTGGTCTTTAGAATGCATCTTGTCAGTCAACAAAATAACCTGATGCAATAGCAAAAATGCATTAGAAAATGGAtaaaaaaataaagatagaaaacaACAATAACATAAAAGATAGAAAGCTATCCAGATTCTGCAAGCTGTTATTATGTTATTAAAGATAGCAATTGACACATGTACAATTTAGACTTTGATTATGATCTACTCTTTCAAGAATAGTCTTTTCAAAAGACTAATTAGATGATGGATTTTTTAACAAGGAAAAGATagaaatattttatatcttcctgtACTGGATAAAACCGATAGGTTTATAAATCTCTTAGTAATTCTTATGCAAAATTAATAGATCTCACAATCAAAGCCTGATTTGAAACTTTATgaagttaaattaaattaaaaatatcatCCTATTTAGTGCTTGTATTTAGGTAGGAAGTTAAACACACCTCAGCTCTTAACTTCTCTTTTTCTTTGAGAAGGTTATCATAATCCACTCTCAGAGTTTCATAGTGTGACTTAAGAATATCATAATCCCTTTCCAACTGTTTCGTTTTCCACCTTGCCCGGCGATTTTGAAACCAAACTGCAACCTGCCTAGGCTGCAGACCCAAATCCCTGGCTAGCTGTATCTTGCGCTCAGGTTCCAATTTGTTTTCAACCTCAAAGCTTCGTTCCAGAAACTGAACTTGCTCAGCAGTCAACCTTCTCTTCTTTTCTGGTGGATGGAAGCAATCCTCTAACTCCTCATCTCCAGTTTCCTCTTGCTCCAGGGTAGTGTAAAATGGCCTCTTTGACACATTACCTATGACTTCACCCAAATTAGCCACAGACCTTGAACCTACAAAGGTACCAACAGAATCAAATTAACTGGCAGCAATGGCAATATCTAGTGCCTTATTTCACAATATAACACCTACAAATTTGAAAGATAGCTTCTGCAATACTCATGCCTAAGAAACCTTGATCCAAAATGTCACTGGCAAAATTCTCAACATGGCACAAATCCAAGAGGGCTTGAATTTCATATACTCACAACCAAAGCCTTATAAAATAAATAGTACAAAACCTGAAACCGTAGTCATGGACAAGAGAAATTAGAAATACCAATAGAGACCCATCCTACCAAAATGGCATTAACAACCCAAAATAAATTAAGGCCGGGCATCTTTACATATTCATGGTCCCCTGAAACATAAGATTGGGTATGTAATTGTGAAGGTAGTATTCATTCTCAAGTGCTTTGATGTAATAAGAGTGGTATAACAATTGGCCCCAAGCCTCACCAgctcaaaatcaaaaaaataaaaaagttttttTGTACATGACTTGAACTTGGTAACAACCTGGTGACCTGAAGAATATGACATGATTTCGGCTCTCTGCAAAACTTTCTGGAAAACTTGAGCAAGATCCAGACAAGGAGTTGAATAAATGTCTATTCAATTTTCAAACCAACTCAGACCCCAAGACTAATTCTATGATAGTTAATAACTTAATAATATTTTGTATTAttgataatttaataaaataataaaactcaacAATAACTTAGCAAAGAGTTGACTGTTATTGTTTTCCAATTCAACCTAATCTAAACTTGGACGTGCTATTCTAGAACAGTTGGTAAGGGATTTGGAATTGGACACCAACATAAACATGGCCAGCAACAAGTAATATCACTGAAACTATACGGAATTCAATTTCTTTTTAtacccaaatcttgcaattttctaTAAACTTTTTCAATTGAAGCGTTAAACCCACACCAgcaaaaacaataatattgaaatatGTCAGCTGAGGACTGAATTTTGAGTCTTCTAAACTAAGGAAGACCCACCTAAAAGAAATGGGATGGTATAACTATAGACAATTGCAAGTACAAATAGAAGAACTATAAACAAGAACTCTCCACTGCACTAAAAATCAACAGCTACTTTTAAGTTCAGAAATAAATGGAATATGTTACCCAAAGGAACATCTTGATTTTCAAAAACTTATGAAACATCCAACCAAAAATCtgttataaataaaaattcaaagaaCATGACCTCTGTACAGTGTAATACAGAGACAACAAAAAGAACGTGAAATTTTCCAAGGAAAACCAGTATCAATACCTTGTTTAATACCTCCCTAAATACCTGATTTTTCAGATATGATCAAGGGCACAAATTATGGCATGCTTATTTTTGAGAATTGAATACAAACTTCACCACTCAGCTGATACAGCACTTGGAAAAGAacagaaaaaattaaaatataacctgTGTCACACACTCGTAACAAAAACAATCTGAAGTTTACAAAAATTACTATCAATGTTCTATTCAAAGCCTCCCTAAATATCCCTTTTTATCAGATATGATTATAAACACAAAACAAGGCATGTCTATATTTTAGAATTGAATAACAAAATTTACCACTCAACTCACGCACATCTTTACCAAGACTACAGAAACTATAAAAATTAGCTCTCTAGTACAATTACTACAAGATCtgatttttggaaaagaaaagtaATACCTGTGTTCTTTTAACACCTCCTAAATTAGATATATAGGATTGAAGTCGCAAAACATGACGTCCATTTTTTCAGGACTTCAGACAAATTAGCATCAACATAAACATGACCGCTGTAGTGCACTCATAATAAGAACAATATGAAATCTAGGGGACAAATAGTACCAAttttcttttcaacatccctaaATATCTGATATTTTAGATATGATTAAAAACACAAATCATGGTACCCCTACTTTTTAACAATTAAAGAAAAAACTCACCACTCATCTTCAGAAAGACCATAAAACCATAGATATGGCCTCTGCAATACACCCCATAACAAGATCTGaagtttagatttttttttataagtACTACCAAATTTTTAAATACCCCTTCAATAGCTTGATCTTTTAGATAGGATTCAAAGCTTTAAGCAAGGCATATCAATTTTTCAGAATTGAATGTTGCATTCCACCAATCAACTATTACATAACTCTAGAAAAACTAGAAAATCTATAAACATGACCTCCGCAATTCACTGGTACCAAAACAATCTAAAGTTTATAAAAATCCAATACCAACACCTCCTTAAACAGTTGATCTTCAATATATGATAAACACCACAAAAAATGGCATACCCAATTTTTAGAGGTGAATTACGAAAAAAAAAACACCAATTAAATGATACAAAATtgcagaaagaaaaagaaaatgaaaaagctaTTTGATGTAGGACTGCACAGAAAAGATTGATGTAATAAAAGTCTATGTAACATATTAAAGTTGGGTAAGGTAAGACTCACCATTGAAAACAGGAGAAGCAAGCAGAGCTTCCAAAGCATCCGAAGAGCAAGGGATCCTCTGGTCATTCCCCATGACAATCACATTGGATCCACCATACATTCTCCCCCCAGACATGATCATCTCCTTACCCAAATACTATTTCACACAGTAACATAAATTTTGCCCAAACCCAACACCAGCAAAGATAACAAGGTGAAGAACTATTATAAAAACATTTTGTGACGGAAAAAACTGGTGCTCCACAGAGCTCTCATCCTAAACACCAACCAGCAGACCACCAGTTCCATCATTCAGAGCCCTCTTTTACCCAATTAAGGGAGACTTGTTTGAGATTTTTTTCAGTGCCAAACTTCAGCCAGAAAAAAAATCTCCAGGATTTGAACTCTGAAAGCTCTGAAAACTAGAAAGACTGTTCTAtccagagaagaaagaagaggagtagGGGGGCCTTTTGAGGTGGTGTGTAGGGGGGCGGGCGGCATCTGGCTTTGAGGGAATCCTCACATGATGATGGCAGTGATACCCATATGCATGGATGCCCTCATCTCTTTCCTCATGGCCCCATCACTCTACATTGACCCAATCAATGCTTCGGATCTATT includes:
- the LOC131052768 gene encoding homeobox-leucine zipper protein HAT5 isoform X1, whose product is MIMSGGRMYGGSNVIVMGNDQRIPCSSDALEALLASPVFNGSRSVANLGEVIGNVSKRPFYTTLEQEETGDEELEDCFHPPEKKRRLTAEQVQFLERSFEVENKLEPERKIQLARDLGLQPRQVAVWFQNRRARWKTKQLERDYDILKSHYETLRVDYDNLLKEKEKLRAEVILLTDKMHSKDQDLKIQTKDLESAEKKGSSQLAFHSEFFEKSEIGASVKDPTPVCKHEDILSSGTDSSGVLDEDSPQHIDCGHSSFEDHVNSSHIFEADQSDLSPAEEDDDDEGVSKKLLPQTFHLPKAGGNLYSDASAVSCNDMFPSEFQVNIPLWEWA
- the LOC131052768 gene encoding homeobox-leucine zipper protein HAT5 isoform X2 gives rise to the protein MVFLKMSGSRSVANLGEVIGNVSKRPFYTTLEQEETGDEELEDCFHPPEKKRRLTAEQVQFLERSFEVENKLEPERKIQLARDLGLQPRQVAVWFQNRRARWKTKQLERDYDILKSHYETLRVDYDNLLKEKEKLRAEVILLTDKMHSKDQDLKIQTKDLESAEKKGSSQLAFHSEFFEKSEIGASVKDPTPVCKHEDILSSGTDSSGVLDEDSPQHIDCGHSSFEDHVNSSHIFEADQSDLSPAEEDDDDEGVSKKLLPQTFHLPKAGGNLYSDASAVSCNDMFPSEFQVNIPLWEWA